A genomic window from Lotus japonicus ecotype B-129 chromosome 1, LjGifu_v1.2 includes:
- the LOC130746035 gene encoding probable RNA-binding protein ARP1 isoform X1 yields MSQPRQNKMMMSPNTTYSKIFVGGLAWETKRDTLKHYFDQFGEIIEAVVITERNTGKSKGYGFVTFKDPNSATMACQNPNPVIDGRRANCNIAAFGAQKTDPSITGRYKFRSPSCNSVPIQFQGTSTYYDQHIPQYSYQYPLYRYPGYPRPQHIHDMNYYNAYGGQQLPFHYFPAYCQPFYGLSRQFVPTAYVKKTQFPEISPQEFTVCISEPISPSLSIPGTAGFIKETVAATGVVRSPPEQKSSA; encoded by the exons ATGTCACAGCCAAGGCAAAACAAGATGATGATGAGTCCAAACACGACCTATTCTAAGATCTTTGTTGGAGGGTTGGCTTGGGAAACCAAGAGAGACACACTGAAACACTATTTTGATCAGTTTGGGGAGATCATAGAGGCTGTTGTCATCACTGAAAGAAATACTGGAAAATCAAAAGGATATGGCTTT GTGACTTTCAAGGACCCAAATTCTGCAACAATGGCTTGCCAGAATCCAAATCCTGTGATTGATGGGAGGAGGGCTAACTGTAATATTGCAGCATTTGGTGCACAAAAAACTGATCCATCAATAACAG GAAGGTACAAATTCAGAAGCCCTTCATGCAATAGTGTACCAATCCAATTTCAAGGCACCTCTACTTATTATGATCAGCATATACCCCAGTATTCATATCAGTATCCACTCTACAG GTATCCTGGTTATCCTCGTCCACAGCATATTCATGACATG AACTACTATAATGCATATGGTGGACAGCAACTTCCATTTCACTATTTTCCAGCATACTGCCAACCCTTTTATGGTCTTAGTAGACAGTTTGTTCCAACAGCATATGTGAAAAAGACACAATTCCCTGAAATATCACCTCAGGAGTTCACAGTTTGCATATCAGAACCGATTTCACCTTCTCTTTCAATTCCCGGCACAG CAGGGTTTATCAAAGAAACAGTAGCTGCAACAGGAGTTGTAAGATCCCCTCCAGAACAGAAATCTTCAGCTTAA
- the LOC130746035 gene encoding probable RNA-binding protein ARP1 isoform X2 has translation MSQPRQNKMMMSPNTTYSKIFVGGLAWETKRDTLKHYFDQFGEIIEAVVITERNTGKSKGYGFVTFKDPNSATMACQNPNPVIDGRRANCNIAAFGAQKTDPSITGRYKFRSPSCNSVPIQFQGTSTYYDQHIPQYSYQYPLYRYPGYPRPQHIHDMNYYNAYGGQQLPFHYFPAYCQPFYGLSRQFVPTAYVKKTQFPEISPQEFTVCISEPISPSLSIPGTGFIKETVAATGVVRSPPEQKSSA, from the exons ATGTCACAGCCAAGGCAAAACAAGATGATGATGAGTCCAAACACGACCTATTCTAAGATCTTTGTTGGAGGGTTGGCTTGGGAAACCAAGAGAGACACACTGAAACACTATTTTGATCAGTTTGGGGAGATCATAGAGGCTGTTGTCATCACTGAAAGAAATACTGGAAAATCAAAAGGATATGGCTTT GTGACTTTCAAGGACCCAAATTCTGCAACAATGGCTTGCCAGAATCCAAATCCTGTGATTGATGGGAGGAGGGCTAACTGTAATATTGCAGCATTTGGTGCACAAAAAACTGATCCATCAATAACAG GAAGGTACAAATTCAGAAGCCCTTCATGCAATAGTGTACCAATCCAATTTCAAGGCACCTCTACTTATTATGATCAGCATATACCCCAGTATTCATATCAGTATCCACTCTACAG GTATCCTGGTTATCCTCGTCCACAGCATATTCATGACATG AACTACTATAATGCATATGGTGGACAGCAACTTCCATTTCACTATTTTCCAGCATACTGCCAACCCTTTTATGGTCTTAGTAGACAGTTTGTTCCAACAGCATATGTGAAAAAGACACAATTCCCTGAAATATCACCTCAGGAGTTCACAGTTTGCATATCAGAACCGATTTCACCTTCTCTTTCAATTCCCGGCACAG GGTTTATCAAAGAAACAGTAGCTGCAACAGGAGTTGTAAGATCCCCTCCAGAACAGAAATCTTCAGCTTAA
- the LOC130732010 gene encoding uncharacterized protein LOC130732010, with amino-acid sequence MDKFLIKRARSSSEQCGSSSSQQQVPPIEVNLNELASDPGLRPRITTYHPNDQDKIRRAYLQKGPCHDFPQKNIGTSKRRFSPAWFTEFGSWLEYNIENDAAYCLCCYLFRPDQGKQGGGETFVTKGFSNWNKKDKITLHVGSPNSAHNIALKKCQDLMKQDQHIDTVMSRHSDTQRNIYRTRLKATIDCVCWLLKQGLAFRGHDESKDSTSQGNFLELLKFLAMHNDLIKSVVLDNAPENHQLIAPTIQKDIAHAAALETTTAIIADIGNEFFVILVDEARDMSTKEQMAVALRYVNKTGSIVERFLSIVHVKDTTASSLKAAIDELLCKHGLSISSIRGQGYDGASNMSGEFNGLKSLILRENPCAYYVHCFAHQLQLTLVAIAQEHGEVSLFFNLVSKLMNVVGGSCKRVDMLHEKQLKHIREELSQGEISSGQGLNQETNLARPADTRWSSHFVTLARIILMYSAIIDVLDIMKEDGYPRQVKGEASGLLNMMQGFDFVFLLHLMRSVLGISHALSQSLQRKDQDIMNAMNLVNITKSRFAALRNDGWETLLEEVILFCNKQSISVPPMESVFLSGQSRRQSRSITTEHHYRVELFYTMINMQLQELNDRFSEINTRLLLCLPSLDPSKLFSSFDKANVLEFASFYPNDFTPLNLVMLDNALDCYIIDMRTSDEFSSLQGLQQLSQKLVEKGRHVVYSEVYLLLKLALILPVATATVERVFSAMNIVNNRLRNRISDTWMNDCLVTYIESDVFNNIDSELIVQRFQNMKSRRGQL; translated from the coding sequence AtggataaatttttaataaagaGAGCAAGGTCATCAAGTGAGCAATGTGGATCAAGCTCATCACAACAACAAGTTCCTCCTATTGAAGTAAATCTAAATGAGTTGGCATCGGATCCTGGATTGCGACCAAGAATTACAACATATCATCCTAATGATCAAGATAAGATACGGAGAGCATATTTGCAAAAAGGACCATGTCACGACTTTCCACAAAAGAATATCGGAACCTCAAAAAGAAGATTTTCACCGGCATGGTTCACTGAATTTGGAAGTTGGTTAGAGTACAACATTGAAAACGATGCTGCATATTGTTTGTGTTGCTATCTCTTTAGGCCCGATCAAGGAAAGCAAGGTGGTGGTGAGACATTTGTCACCAAGGGATTCAGCAATTGGAACAAGAAAGATAAGATCACACTTCATGTTGGAAGTCCTAATAGTGCTCATAACATTGCTTTGAAGAAATGTCAGGACTTGATGAAACAAGATCAACATATTGACACTGTGATGTCTAGGCATTCTGACACACAACGCAACATCTACAGAACACGTCTAAAGGCAACAATTGATTGTGTTTGTTGGCTTTTAAAGCAAGGCTTAGCTTTTCGTGGTCATGATGAGTCAAAGGATTCTACCAGTCAAGGTAACTTCCTTGAGCTACTTAAATTTCTTGCCATGCACAATGATTTGATAAAAAGTGTTGTTTTGGATAATGCTCCTGAAAATCATCAATTAATTGCTCCAACAATCCAAAAAGATATTGCTCATGCTGCTGCACTAGAAACTACTACTGCTATTATTGCTGATATTGGAAATGAATTCTTTGTTATTCTTGTTGATGAAGCTCGTGACATGTCAACTAAAGAACAAATGGCAGTTGCTCTGCGTTATGTTAATAAAACTGGAAGTATTGTTGAGCGTTTTCTAAGCATTGTTCATGTTAAGGATACCACTGCTTCATCATTGAAAGCAGCAATTGATGAACTACTTTGTAAACATGGGCTTAGTATATCAAGTATCCGTGGACAAGGTTATGATGGTGCTAGCAACATGAGTGGAGAATTTAATGGTCTGAAAAGCTTAATTTTAAGGGAGAATCCATGTGCATATTATGTTCATTGCTTTGCTCATCAATTACAACTTACTTTAGTTGCTATTGCTCAAGAACATGGTGAAGTTTCCTTATTTTTTAACTTAGTCTCCAAGTTAATGAATGTTGTTGGGGGATCTTGCAAGCGAGTTGACATGCTTCATGAAAAACAATTGAAACATATTAGAGAGGAATTAAGCCAAGGAGAAATTTCTAGTGGGCAAGGTCTTAATCAAGAAACTAATCTGGCACGCCCTGCAGATACTCGTTGGAGTTCTCATTTTGTCACTTTGGCCAGGATAATATTGATGTATTCTGCTATTATTGATGTTCTTGACATTATGAAAGAAGATGGATACCCCCGACAGGTAAAAGGTGAAGCATCTGGTCTTCTAAATATGATGCAAGGTTTTGATTTTGTGTTTCTCTTGCATTTGATGAGATCTGTATTGGGTATTTCACATGCATTGTCACAATCATTGCAAAGAAAAGATCAAGACATTATGAATGCTATGAACTTGGTTAACATCACAAAGAGCAGGTTTGCAGCACTTAGGAATGATGGATGGGAGACTTTATTGGAGgaagtcattttattttgcaaTAAGCAATCTATTAGTGTTCCTCCTATGGAAAGTGTGTTTCTTAGTGGGCAGTCACGACGTCAAAGTCGTAGCATTACAACAGAGCATCATTATCGTGTTGAGTTATTTTATACTATGATAAACATGCAGCTTCAAGAACTCAATGACCGTTTCAGTGAAATTAATACTCGATTGCTCCTTTGTTTGCCTTCTTTGGATCCATCTAAATTGTTCTCTTCTTTTGATAAGGCAAATGTGTTGGAATTTGCAAGTTTTTATCCAAATGATTTCACTCCACTTAATTTAGTGATGCTTGATAATGCACTAGATTGTTACATCATTGATATGCGTACGAGTGATGAATTTTCCTCTTTGCAAGGACTCCAACAACTTTCGCAGAAGTTGGTTGAAAAAGGAAGACATGTTGTGTATTCAGAAGTttatcttcttttgaaattgGCACTGATTTTGCCTGTGGCAACAGCAACAGTAGAAAGAGTTTTCTCTGCTATGAATATTGTGAATAATAGGTTGCGTAACCGAATTAGTGATACATGGATGAATGATTGTTTAGTTACTTACATTGAGAGTGATGTATTCAATAACATTGATTCTGAGCTTATTGTTCAACGATTTCAGAATATGAAATCGCGTAGAGGACAACTATGA